In the genome of Methylophaga nitratireducenticrescens, one region contains:
- the nuoI gene encoding NADH-quinone oxidoreductase subunit NuoI, giving the protein MMQSVRHFFKSYFLWELVQGLRLTGRHLFSRKVTVQYPEEQTPQSPRFRGLHALRRYPNGEERCIGCKLCEAVCPALAITIDTEPREDGTRRTTRYDIDLFKCIYCGFCEESCPVDSIVETRVFAYHFENRGENIMDKQQLLAIGDKYEPEIAADREADAPYR; this is encoded by the coding sequence ATGATGCAATCCGTACGTCACTTTTTTAAAAGCTATTTTTTATGGGAATTGGTTCAAGGATTACGCTTGACCGGTCGACATTTGTTCTCCCGTAAGGTCACGGTGCAATATCCCGAAGAACAAACGCCGCAATCGCCACGTTTCCGTGGTTTGCATGCATTACGCCGTTATCCCAATGGTGAAGAACGCTGTATCGGCTGCAAGTTGTGTGAAGCAGTATGCCCGGCATTGGCGATTACCATTGATACCGAACCCCGTGAAGACGGCACCCGCCGAACCACGCGCTATGATATCGATTTATTCAAATGTATTTACTGCGGATTTTGTGAAGAATCCTGTCCCGTCGATTCGATAGTAGAAACCCGGGTATTTGCCTATCACTTTGAAAATCGTGGTGAAAATATTATGGATAAACAGCAGTTGCTTGCGATTGGCGATAAATACGAGCCGGAAATCGCTGCTGACCGGGAGGCTGATGCGCCTTATCGATAG
- a CDS encoding NADH-quinone oxidoreductase subunit J: protein MEKILFYFFAGILLFAATMVITVRNPVRAALFLVLAFFTSAAIWLMLEAEFLAISLVLVYVGAVLVLFLFVVMMLDIDTSVLKEGFTRYLPLGLLVAVLIVLELIAVLGAANFGLDQVPVPEGSDESNTKTLGRLLYTVYVYPFEIASVILTVAIVAAITLTLRPNKRKTQDPAEQVKVRSKDRVRLVKMASEKCQDGKQKP, encoded by the coding sequence ATGGAAAAAATACTGTTTTATTTTTTTGCTGGCATATTACTGTTTGCCGCCACCATGGTGATTACGGTACGAAATCCGGTGCGTGCAGCATTGTTTCTGGTGCTGGCCTTTTTTACCAGTGCAGCCATCTGGTTGATGCTGGAAGCCGAATTTCTGGCGATCAGTCTGGTATTGGTATATGTCGGTGCGGTGCTGGTGCTGTTCCTGTTTGTGGTCATGATGCTGGACATAGATACCAGCGTGCTTAAAGAGGGCTTTACCCGTTATCTGCCGTTGGGTTTGTTAGTCGCGGTGTTGATTGTGCTGGAATTAATTGCAGTCTTGGGGGCCGCAAATTTTGGTTTGGATCAAGTGCCAGTTCCTGAAGGTTCTGATGAAAGTAATACCAAAACGTTGGGCCGACTGTTGTATACGGTTTATGTTTATCCATTCGAAATCGCTTCGGTGATTCTGACAGTGGCCATCGTCGCAGCCATTACGCTGACCTTAAGACCCAACAAACGGAAAACCCAGGATCCAGCTGAGCAGGTCAAAGTTCGTAGTAAAGACCGCGTACGTCTGGTCAAAATGGCCTCGGAAAAATGCCAGGATGGGAAACAAAAACCATGA